One Coriobacteriia bacterium genomic window carries:
- the metG gene encoding methionine--tRNA ligase, whose protein sequence is MSRQPYYLTTPIYYVNSVPHLGTAYTTVAADALARYRRMAGDDVVFLTGLDEHGQKVAQAAEENGMSPQEWCDSIAPRFLEAWEMLGISNDDFIRTTQERHKRGVQAFWTRLHDEGYLYKGGYEGWYCVPDETFYAEDQLEEGKCPGCGRDVQFIREENWFFKLSEFSERLLAYYEEHPGFIRPATRRNEVISFVESGLRDLSISRTTFSWGVPLPFAENHVTYVWIDALLNYVTAVGYGSEDPEAAARFERYWPAQVHFVGKDIIRFHCVIWPAMLMAAGLPLPESVFAHGFLLTKGEKMSKSKGNAVSPADLVAKFGVDAYRYYFLRDVQFGADGSISMEAMIQRINGDLANDWGNLCSRLFNMVGKYCDGRVPEASGGEPSPDDDVLRGVAEGLPGRYEAAMSELDYVSALESAWDLIKATNRYIEESAPWNLAKSEETMARLFDVLYNALEAVRIAALFCAPVMPTTSNEVWRRMGLPDITAVTDIAAESAWGRLPAGNPVEKGDPLFPRIDKEAE, encoded by the coding sequence ATGAGCCGTCAGCCCTACTATCTCACCACTCCGATCTACTACGTGAACTCGGTGCCTCACCTGGGAACCGCCTATACGACGGTGGCTGCCGACGCGCTTGCGCGGTACCGCCGGATGGCGGGGGACGACGTGGTGTTCCTCACCGGCCTCGATGAGCACGGGCAGAAGGTCGCCCAGGCTGCCGAGGAGAACGGCATGTCCCCGCAGGAGTGGTGCGACTCGATCGCGCCGCGCTTCCTCGAAGCGTGGGAGATGCTCGGCATCAGCAACGACGACTTCATCCGCACGACGCAGGAGCGGCACAAGAGAGGCGTCCAAGCGTTTTGGACCAGACTTCATGACGAGGGCTACCTCTACAAGGGCGGGTATGAGGGCTGGTACTGCGTGCCCGACGAGACCTTCTACGCCGAGGATCAGCTTGAGGAGGGCAAGTGCCCCGGCTGCGGCCGTGACGTGCAGTTCATTCGCGAGGAGAACTGGTTCTTCAAGCTCTCGGAGTTCTCAGAGCGCCTGCTTGCCTACTACGAAGAGCATCCCGGGTTCATCCGACCCGCGACGCGCCGCAACGAGGTCATCTCGTTTGTGGAGAGCGGCCTTCGAGACCTGTCCATCTCACGGACCACCTTCTCCTGGGGTGTGCCGCTTCCCTTCGCCGAGAACCATGTGACCTACGTGTGGATCGATGCTCTACTTAACTACGTCACGGCAGTCGGCTACGGTTCCGAAGATCCAGAAGCGGCCGCGCGCTTCGAGCGCTACTGGCCGGCGCAGGTCCATTTCGTCGGCAAAGACATCATCCGCTTCCACTGCGTGATTTGGCCGGCGATGCTGATGGCGGCGGGGTTGCCGCTGCCCGAGTCCGTCTTCGCCCACGGATTCTTGCTCACCAAGGGCGAGAAGATGTCCAAGAGCAAGGGCAACGCCGTCTCGCCGGCTGACCTCGTGGCCAAGTTCGGCGTCGACGCCTACCGATACTACTTCCTGCGCGACGTGCAGTTCGGTGCCGACGGCTCCATTTCCATGGAGGCGATGATCCAGCGCATCAACGGCGACCTCGCCAACGACTGGGGCAATCTGTGCTCCCGTCTGTTCAACATGGTGGGCAAGTACTGCGACGGCCGCGTGCCGGAGGCGAGCGGTGGTGAGCCAAGCCCTGACGACGACGTGCTGCGTGGTGTGGCCGAGGGCCTGCCGGGTCGCTACGAGGCCGCCATGAGCGAGCTTGACTACGTCAGCGCCCTGGAGTCGGCGTGGGATCTCATCAAGGCCACCAACCGCTACATCGAGGAGTCAGCGCCGTGGAACCTCGCCAAGTCGGAGGAGACGATGGCGCGCTTGTTCGACGTGCTCTACAACGCGCTCGAGGCGGTCCGCATCGCCGCGCTCTTCTGCGCGCCGGTCATGCCGACCACATCGAATGAGGTCTGGCGCCGGATGGGCCTGCCCGACATCACCGCGGTGACGGACATCGCGGCTGAATCAGCATGGGGCCGGCTGCCGGCAGGCAACCCGGTGGAGAAGGGCGACCCGCTGTTCCCCCGCATCGACAAGGAAGCCGAGTAA
- a CDS encoding TatD family hydrolase, with translation MPDSADSAEAPSLFRPLFSDAKGRAVAAPEFGGNPVADTHAHLDMLDDPGAALARAALAGVGFIATVADVTEGAGRTYDKLPSWLANARELLDAADCASTPLPRVRVVLGAHPHNAKDWDAAAESEFRRLAADPLTCAVGELGLDFHYDHSPRTTQREAMRTHLALASEFGLPGVVHLREAHDDGAAIIADVGAPPAGLILHCFNLDPIALEPFLAMGCHVSFAGPVTFKKAEEVRASARLVPAGRLLTETDCPFMAPEPFRGRSCEPALVAFTAARVAQARDEPPAELAAHTFAAALELLDTSRA, from the coding sequence GTGCCGGACTCCGCCGACTCCGCCGAGGCCCCCTCGCTGTTCAGGCCGCTGTTCTCCGATGCCAAGGGCCGGGCGGTGGCGGCGCCGGAGTTCGGCGGCAACCCCGTGGCCGATACGCACGCGCATCTGGACATGCTCGACGACCCGGGCGCGGCGCTCGCGCGAGCAGCGCTGGCCGGCGTGGGGTTCATCGCAACCGTGGCCGACGTCACCGAAGGTGCGGGGCGAACGTACGACAAGCTGCCCTCGTGGCTGGCCAATGCACGCGAACTGCTCGATGCTGCCGACTGCGCCTCGACGCCGTTGCCCCGCGTGCGCGTGGTGCTCGGCGCGCACCCGCACAACGCGAAGGACTGGGACGCAGCAGCCGAATCCGAGTTTCGCAGGTTGGCGGCCGACCCGCTGACCTGCGCGGTCGGTGAACTCGGCTTGGATTTCCACTACGACCACTCGCCGCGCACCACGCAGCGCGAGGCCATGCGCACGCACCTGGCGCTGGCTTCTGAGTTCGGGCTGCCCGGTGTCGTGCATCTCCGAGAGGCTCACGACGATGGTGCCGCCATCATCGCCGACGTCGGCGCGCCGCCCGCGGGACTCATCCTCCACTGCTTCAACCTCGACCCGATCGCACTGGAGCCGTTCCTCGCGATGGGGTGTCACGTCAGTTTTGCCGGTCCGGTGACCTTCAAGAAGGCCGAAGAAGTCCGAGCGAGCGCGCGACTGGTGCCCGCAGGCAGGCTGCTCACCGAGACGGACTGTCCGTTCATGGCTCCCGAACCGTTTCGCGGGCGCTCCTGCGAACCCGCGCTCGTCGCGTTCACCGCTGCCCGCGTAGCCCAAGCCCGGGATGAGCCGCCGGCGGAACTCGCTGCGCACACGTTCGCCGCCGCCCTCGAGCTGCTCGACACCTCGCGCGCATGA
- a CDS encoding flavodoxin family protein, with protein MSGPRVLCIAGSPRRQGNSDRLLDALTVGVTAAGGTPVRLVASSLGIGGCDGCGGCSASGECVTEDSMDEVYAMLDSARAIAVATPVYFATVPSQLKTLIDRCQPYWARRYILGEPAPARKRPGAVLVVGGGGDPFGTSCALAPVRSAFAVLGVDGSVSLEIVGADGPADIELQHDTLERAITIGRELVAAVGVHGP; from the coding sequence ATGAGCGGCCCCCGGGTTCTGTGCATAGCCGGCAGCCCTCGCCGGCAAGGCAACTCGGATCGACTTCTTGACGCGCTGACGGTTGGCGTGACGGCGGCGGGCGGCACTCCGGTTCGGCTCGTCGCATCCTCGCTCGGCATCGGGGGATGTGACGGATGCGGCGGATGCTCGGCGAGCGGAGAGTGCGTGACTGAGGACTCGATGGACGAGGTCTACGCGATGCTGGACTCGGCACGGGCGATCGCCGTGGCCACGCCCGTCTACTTCGCCACCGTTCCCTCGCAGCTCAAGACGCTCATCGATCGCTGTCAGCCGTACTGGGCGCGCCGCTACATCCTGGGCGAGCCTGCGCCTGCCCGGAAGCGTCCGGGGGCGGTGCTGGTCGTAGGTGGGGGCGGCGATCCGTTCGGCACCAGCTGTGCCTTGGCACCGGTGCGAAGCGCCTTTGCGGTCCTCGGGGTCGACGGCAGCGTATCGCTCGAGATCGTCGGCGCAGACGGACCGGCCGACATCGAACTCCAGCACGATACCCTCGAGCGGGCGATCACCATCGGTCGCGAACTCGTCGCGGCGGTCGGGGTGCACGGCCCCTGA
- a CDS encoding 3D domain-containing protein, giving the protein MRVRPTRSARSQKAQHLIAALVPALIITLSITGFVWAQKEVTVVVNGQTFHMRTQAADIAGLLEEAGIEVDAADLVTPSLDSPLDSTTTVLVRHSVPVTLDLGGSQMQLDVVGESVADALVAAGTDPAANPGVTPPLEAPLRPGMTVHVPDVFVRVTQQEATLPAPVRYEKDSALPEGTKQVITKGRSGKVMRVYRVLVTNGVEGTATLSAVKTMVKPISRVVAVGTARKGASLLSVMNLKGRGGSTKPPVGGRRMRVEATGYSAKEPGLGPTTATGAPAVRGVIAVDPRVIPLRSRVYIPGYGYAIASDTGGAIKGARIDLCFDTVAECNQWGRRPVTIIILD; this is encoded by the coding sequence ATGAGGGTACGGCCGACTCGCTCGGCGCGGTCCCAGAAGGCACAACATCTCATCGCAGCTCTCGTTCCAGCACTCATCATCACACTCAGCATCACGGGATTCGTGTGGGCTCAGAAAGAGGTCACGGTCGTCGTGAACGGCCAGACCTTCCATATGAGGACTCAGGCCGCCGACATCGCCGGCCTTCTCGAAGAAGCGGGTATCGAAGTCGATGCCGCGGACCTCGTGACACCCTCCCTTGATTCGCCGCTCGATTCAACCACCACGGTGCTCGTTCGGCACTCGGTTCCGGTGACGCTCGATCTGGGCGGAAGCCAGATGCAGCTTGACGTCGTGGGCGAGAGCGTCGCCGATGCACTCGTAGCAGCGGGCACGGATCCCGCCGCGAACCCCGGCGTGACACCGCCGCTCGAGGCTCCCCTTCGTCCCGGGATGACGGTGCACGTGCCCGACGTCTTCGTACGGGTCACCCAGCAGGAGGCTACGCTCCCCGCGCCGGTTCGCTACGAAAAGGACTCGGCGCTTCCCGAGGGCACGAAGCAGGTGATCACCAAGGGCCGTTCCGGCAAGGTCATGCGGGTCTATCGGGTTCTGGTGACCAACGGGGTCGAAGGCACGGCGACGCTCAGCGCGGTCAAGACCATGGTGAAGCCGATCAGCCGCGTGGTCGCGGTCGGCACCGCGCGCAAGGGTGCGAGCCTGCTGTCGGTGATGAACCTCAAGGGCCGGGGTGGTTCGACGAAGCCGCCGGTCGGCGGACGCCGGATGCGTGTCGAGGCGACGGGCTACAGCGCCAAGGAGCCGGGTCTCGGGCCCACCACCGCGACGGGTGCACCCGCCGTCCGCGGGGTCATCGCCGTCGATCCGCGTGTCATCCCGCTTCGGTCCCGGGTCTACATCCCCGGCTACGGATACGCTATCGCCTCCGACACGGGCGGCGCCATCAAGGGCGCCCGTATCGACCTGTGCTTCGACACGGTTGCAGAATGCAACCAGTGGGGCCGTCGGCCCGTGACCATCATCATCCTCGACTGA
- the rsmA gene encoding 16S rRNA (adenine(1518)-N(6)/adenine(1519)-N(6))-dimethyltransferase RsmA, with product MLARHGLSTKKSLGQHFLVDDNIVGRIIELAALSGEETVLEVGPGIGTLTVPLCEHAHAVVAVERDRDLEPVLAQTTSGCPRFALVHADAVEVTAAQVAGPFGPPSALVANLPYQVAATVVLRFFQEFTSLEQATVMVQSEVADRMAAQPGTKAYGSYTVKLRLLASPRGRFAVAPGCFLPPPRVDSAVLRLERSPLSDDAALIAAASRVADCAFAQRRKTIRNSLKATLGVDTGLLDAALSATGIDGRVRAETLPPEAFIELAAALAV from the coding sequence GTGCTGGCGCGGCACGGTCTGTCGACGAAGAAGTCCCTAGGTCAGCACTTCCTGGTGGACGACAACATCGTCGGCCGCATCATCGAGCTGGCCGCGTTGTCGGGGGAAGAGACGGTGCTCGAGGTCGGACCCGGGATCGGGACTCTGACGGTGCCCTTGTGCGAGCACGCGCACGCCGTGGTCGCGGTGGAACGCGATCGTGACCTCGAGCCGGTGCTGGCGCAGACCACCAGCGGATGCCCTCGCTTCGCCTTGGTTCACGCGGATGCAGTGGAGGTGACGGCGGCACAGGTAGCCGGCCCGTTCGGCCCGCCGTCCGCGCTCGTCGCGAACCTGCCGTACCAGGTGGCCGCGACGGTGGTGCTGCGCTTCTTCCAGGAGTTCACCTCGCTCGAGCAGGCCACGGTCATGGTGCAGTCCGAGGTCGCCGATCGAATGGCAGCGCAACCCGGTACGAAGGCGTACGGTTCCTACACCGTCAAGCTCAGGCTGCTCGCTTCGCCACGCGGCCGCTTCGCGGTGGCTCCGGGGTGCTTTTTGCCGCCGCCGCGTGTCGACAGTGCGGTCTTGCGGCTGGAGCGCAGTCCGCTCAGCGACGATGCCGCCCTCATCGCAGCCGCTTCGCGAGTGGCCGACTGCGCATTCGCGCAGAGGCGCAAGACCATTCGCAACTCGCTCAAAGCGACGCTCGGGGTCGACACGGGGCTGTTGGACGCCGCGCTCAGCGCGACCGGCATCGACGGAAGGGTTCGCGCTGAGACGCTGCCCCCGGAGGCGTTCATCGAGCTGGCTGCCGCGCTAGCGGTCTGA
- a CDS encoding Veg family protein, producing the protein MEFSGQAEVVGRIRSDLEGMTGSRVRVRANMGRSKIVEREGVLMQTHPSLFVVEVDEKRSRTARASYQYVDVLTRTVELTHPESGESVFPWLN; encoded by the coding sequence ATGGAGTTTTCTGGGCAGGCCGAGGTCGTCGGGCGCATTCGTTCGGACCTCGAGGGGATGACCGGCTCGCGTGTACGTGTACGGGCGAACATGGGGCGCTCCAAGATCGTCGAGCGCGAGGGTGTACTTATGCAGACCCATCCGTCCCTGTTCGTGGTTGAGGTCGATGAGAAGCGTTCTCGCACCGCTCGGGCTTCGTATCAGTACGTCGACGTGCTCACCCGCACGGTCGAACTCACGCACCCCGAAAGTGGAGAATCCGTCTTTCCCTGGCTCAACTAG
- the ispE gene encoding 4-(cytidine 5'-diphospho)-2-C-methyl-D-erythritol kinase, protein MRLIAPAKINLLLAVGGVRPDGYHDVTTVLHALELADEVTIEPSDALELECDRDLGVAPESNLAYRAAAALGAVVGRVPRVRIRLAKIIPHGAGLGGGSSDAAAVLAGLAAEWGLVRTDPRVIEVAASLGADVAFFLSETPCALMTERGDRLARSFAGFPGFAVVLVKPPEAVSTAAAYAAFDRAPVPATAADAMAAALDSLDEAAMLGALANNLERAASDVVGAVGEALEWVGSLPGVHRAIVAGSGSACVALCEDDRVASGIAVAAKDRGLWSAATRLGRTGVRIR, encoded by the coding sequence GTGAGGCTCATCGCACCTGCGAAGATCAACCTGCTCCTTGCCGTGGGCGGAGTGCGCCCTGACGGCTACCACGACGTGACGACGGTGCTCCATGCGCTCGAACTCGCGGACGAGGTGACGATCGAGCCTAGCGATGCGCTCGAGCTGGAATGCGATCGCGATCTCGGTGTGGCCCCGGAGTCCAACCTCGCCTACCGGGCGGCGGCGGCGCTCGGTGCTGTCGTGGGACGCGTGCCGCGCGTGCGCATCAGGCTCGCGAAGATCATCCCCCACGGGGCCGGGCTTGGCGGCGGCTCCAGTGACGCCGCGGCCGTGCTGGCAGGGCTTGCAGCCGAGTGGGGGCTCGTGCGGACCGACCCCCGGGTCATCGAGGTTGCCGCATCACTGGGGGCAGACGTGGCGTTCTTCCTGTCCGAGACGCCCTGCGCGCTCATGACCGAACGCGGCGACCGACTCGCGCGAAGTTTCGCGGGCTTCCCCGGATTCGCCGTGGTCCTGGTCAAGCCGCCGGAGGCCGTGTCGACGGCGGCTGCGTACGCCGCCTTCGATCGTGCACCGGTGCCTGCGACCGCTGCCGACGCAATGGCAGCCGCCCTCGACAGCCTTGACGAAGCCGCGATGCTCGGCGCACTCGCAAACAATCTTGAGCGCGCAGCGAGTGACGTCGTCGGTGCGGTGGGCGAGGCGCTCGAATGGGTCGGCTCGCTGCCGGGCGTACACCGCGCCATCGTCGCAGGCTCGGGCTCCGCCTGTGTCGCCTTGTGCGAAGATGACCGGGTCGCCTCCGGAATCGCGGTCGCAGCGAAGGACCGCGGGCTGTGGAGCGCGGCGACGAGGCTCGGACGAACCGGTGTGCGCATCAGGTGA